The proteins below are encoded in one region of Corynebacterium sphenisci DSM 44792:
- the smpB gene encoding SsrA-binding protein SmpB, giving the protein MAKKRKSKKGRAAGANPVIATNRRARHDYHILETWECGIVLVGTEIKSLREGRASLVDAFATVDEGEVWLRGLHIPEYSHGSWTNHAPRRNRKLLLHRREIDSIAGKVRDGNNTLIPLSLYFVNGRLKVELALARGKQDYDKRQDIKRRTEEREITRDLGRRIKGIKG; this is encoded by the coding sequence ATGGCGAAGAAGCGGAAGTCGAAGAAGGGCCGGGCGGCCGGGGCGAACCCGGTCATCGCGACCAATCGGCGCGCCCGGCACGACTACCACATCCTGGAGACCTGGGAGTGCGGCATCGTGCTCGTGGGCACCGAGATCAAGAGCCTGCGCGAGGGCCGGGCCAGCCTGGTCGACGCCTTCGCCACCGTCGACGAGGGCGAGGTGTGGCTGCGCGGGCTGCACATCCCGGAGTACTCGCACGGCTCCTGGACGAACCACGCCCCGCGGCGCAACCGCAAGCTGCTGCTGCACCGCCGGGAGATCGACTCCATCGCGGGCAAGGTCCGCGACGGCAACAACACCCTCATCCCGCTGTCGCTGTACTTCGTCAACGGCCGGCTGAAGGTGGAGCTGGCCCTGGCCCGCGGCAAGCAGGACTACGACAAGCGCCAGGACATCAAGCGCCGCACCGAGGAGCGCGAGATCACCCGGGACCTGGGCCGGCGGATCAAGGGCATCAAGGGCTGA
- a CDS encoding AbgT family transporter, which translates to MTDTPTTTGADPGAATRGGAADRPGGVLAALERIGNRLPNPFWLFVILALAVIASSWAGATAGMSATDPASGEEIRVESLLTAEYASRMITDAVENFTSFAPLGLILVCMLGVAVAEYSGFIGAAIRAAVGRIHGGWQLTFAIALAGVTGSVASDAVYVILIPLGAAAFRSVGRNPVVGAMVAFAASSAGFNSSLVLNITDVLLAGISTSAAGFVDPDYVVSPLSNYFFSMASAIVLSIIITVVTELFVTAHAARTMHDDEINYEAAAFTKPGNGEDAAAGGGGAPEAPRAGGDSASAEELAEELALDPVERRGLVAGALAGAAVLAAWSAALFIPGSPLRGAGDGILNSPLLTDIVVPIAILFAAVGIAYGMRVGSIRGSADVPAFMERGMGTLTTMLVLFFAVAQFTAYFDWSNLGRWTAIRGAELLTRADLPPLVLFAALVLMVAALNLFITSGSAQWALMAPVVVPMLMYVGIAPEVTQMLFRIGDSPTNIITPMSPYFALALTFLQKYRPASGVGTLMSLTIPYSLAMLIGWFAFFVCWYLLGIDLGPGVAVR; encoded by the coding sequence ATGACCGACACCCCGACCACCACCGGCGCCGATCCGGGCGCCGCCACCCGCGGCGGAGCCGCCGACCGGCCGGGCGGCGTCCTCGCCGCCCTGGAGCGGATCGGCAACCGGCTGCCCAACCCCTTCTGGCTCTTCGTCATCCTGGCGCTGGCGGTGATCGCGTCCTCCTGGGCCGGCGCCACCGCCGGGATGAGCGCCACCGATCCCGCCAGCGGCGAGGAGATCCGGGTGGAGAGCCTGCTCACCGCCGAATACGCCTCCCGGATGATCACCGACGCGGTGGAGAACTTCACCTCCTTCGCCCCGCTGGGCCTGATCCTGGTGTGCATGCTCGGCGTCGCGGTCGCCGAGTACTCCGGGTTCATCGGCGCGGCGATCCGCGCCGCGGTGGGCCGGATCCACGGCGGCTGGCAGCTCACCTTCGCCATCGCCCTGGCCGGGGTCACCGGCTCGGTGGCCTCCGACGCGGTGTACGTGATCCTGATCCCGCTGGGCGCGGCGGCGTTCCGCTCGGTGGGCCGCAACCCGGTGGTCGGCGCGATGGTCGCCTTCGCCGCCTCCTCCGCCGGGTTCAACTCCTCCCTGGTGCTCAACATCACCGATGTGCTGCTCGCCGGCATCTCCACCTCCGCGGCCGGGTTCGTCGACCCGGACTACGTGGTCAGCCCGCTGTCGAACTACTTCTTCTCCATGGCCTCGGCGATCGTGCTGTCCATCATCATCACCGTGGTCACGGAGCTCTTCGTCACCGCCCACGCCGCGCGCACCATGCACGATGACGAGATCAACTACGAGGCCGCGGCCTTCACCAAACCCGGCAACGGCGAGGACGCCGCCGCGGGCGGGGGCGGGGCCCCGGAGGCCCCGCGGGCCGGCGGGGACTCCGCCTCCGCCGAGGAGCTCGCCGAGGAGCTGGCCCTGGACCCGGTGGAGCGCCGCGGCCTGGTCGCCGGGGCGCTGGCCGGGGCCGCGGTGCTCGCCGCCTGGTCGGCGGCGCTGTTCATCCCCGGCTCCCCGCTGCGCGGGGCCGGCGACGGGATCCTCAACTCCCCGCTGCTCACCGACATCGTGGTGCCGATCGCGATCCTCTTCGCCGCCGTGGGCATCGCCTACGGGATGCGGGTGGGCTCCATCCGCGGGTCGGCGGACGTGCCCGCCTTCATGGAGCGCGGCATGGGCACGCTGACCACCATGCTGGTGCTGTTCTTCGCGGTGGCCCAGTTCACCGCCTACTTCGACTGGTCGAACCTGGGCCGGTGGACCGCGATCCGCGGCGCCGAGCTGCTCACCCGCGCCGACCTGCCGCCCCTGGTGCTCTTCGCCGCCCTGGTGCTCATGGTCGCCGCGCTGAACCTGTTCATCACCTCCGGGTCGGCGCAGTGGGCGCTGATGGCCCCGGTGGTGGTGCCGATGCTCATGTACGTCGGGATCGCCCCCGAGGTCACCCAGATGCTGTTCCGGATCGGCGATTCGCCGACGAACATCATCACCCCGATGTCGCCCTATTTCGCGCTGGCGCTGACCTTCCTGCAGAAGTACCGGCCGGCCTCCGGGGTGGGCACCCTGATGTCGCTGACCATCCCCTACTCGCTGGCGATGCTCATCGGCTGGTTCGCCTTCTTCGTCTGCTGGTACCTGCTCGGCATCGACCTCGGCCCCGGGGTGGCGGTGCGCTGA
- a CDS encoding YbaN family protein has product MAEPEIPAEPAGAAVPTVPAPTGPAAPEGPAGRAGPRPVRGPLRVLLLVLGTICAGIGALGVVLPLLPTTPFLLLAAVCFARASTRLHDALLAHRVLGPYIRDYRNGAMTRGQLTRTIGLLWASLVLSSVIVAKPVVWVVLAVIGIAVSWHLLSMRRR; this is encoded by the coding sequence ATGGCCGAGCCCGAGATCCCCGCCGAGCCCGCCGGGGCCGCAGTGCCGACCGTGCCGGCGCCGACCGGGCCGGCGGCGCCGGAGGGGCCCGCCGGGCGGGCGGGCCCGCGGCCGGTGCGCGGCCCGCTGCGGGTGCTGCTGCTGGTGCTCGGCACCATCTGCGCGGGCATCGGCGCCCTCGGGGTGGTGCTGCCGCTGCTGCCCACCACGCCCTTCCTGCTGCTGGCCGCGGTGTGCTTCGCCCGGGCCTCGACCCGGCTGCATGACGCGCTGCTGGCGCACCGGGTGCTCGGGCCCTACATCCGCGACTACCGCAACGGCGCCATGACCCGCGGCCAGCTGACCCGCACCATCGGGCTGCTCTGGGCGAGCCTCGTCCTGTCCTCGGTGATCGTGGCCAAGCCCGTGGTGTGGGTGGTGCTCGCCGTCATCGGCATCGCGGTGAGCTGGCATCTGCTGAGCATGCGCCGGCGCTGA
- a CDS encoding alpha/beta fold hydrolase, whose amino-acid sequence MATEHLRLPGAAGELAASIDHPAGPVRGWALIAHCFACGRKSPAAARIARGLAAHGIGAARIDFTGVGDSPGDLADSGLNRDIADLRAAHAALAAAGRAPGLLVGHSLGGAAALGAAVDLPGVRAVATVAAPYRPGPVIHRFAELFGAPDARGVREITLAGRTVRLSDSFIATLDAHDPAATLAALGVPLLVLHSPDDEVIGLDHAEALFAGAAWPKALATLDGADHRLVHRGAAARAADLIACWAGPYLA is encoded by the coding sequence ATGGCCACCGAACATCTCCGGCTGCCCGGGGCCGCCGGCGAGCTCGCGGCGAGCATCGATCATCCGGCCGGGCCGGTGCGCGGCTGGGCGCTCATCGCGCACTGCTTCGCCTGCGGCCGCAAATCCCCCGCCGCCGCCCGGATCGCCCGCGGCCTGGCCGCGCACGGGATCGGCGCGGCGCGGATCGACTTCACCGGGGTGGGCGACTCCCCCGGGGACCTCGCCGACAGCGGCCTCAACCGGGACATCGCGGATCTGCGCGCGGCGCATGCGGCCCTGGCCGCCGCCGGCCGCGCCCCGGGGCTGCTGGTCGGGCACAGCCTGGGCGGGGCCGCGGCGCTGGGCGCCGCGGTCGACCTGCCCGGGGTGCGGGCGGTGGCCACGGTGGCCGCCCCCTACCGGCCGGGCCCGGTGATCCACCGCTTCGCCGAGCTCTTCGGCGCCCCCGATGCGCGCGGGGTGCGCGAGATCACCCTGGCCGGGCGCACGGTGCGGCTCTCCGACTCCTTCATCGCCACCCTGGACGCCCATGATCCGGCGGCGACGCTGGCCGCGCTGGGGGTGCCGCTGCTGGTGCTGCACTCCCCCGACGACGAGGTGATCGGCCTCGACCACGCCGAGGCGCTCTTCGCCGGGGCGGCCTGGCCGAAGGCGCTGGCCACCCTGGACGGGGCGGATCACCGGCTGGTGCACCGCGGTGCGGCGGCGCGGGCCGCGGATCTCATCGCCTGCTGGGCGGGACCCTACCTGGCGTGA
- a CDS encoding carboxylesterase family protein, protein MKDPHGPVAEAPAGRFLGLADGPVERFRGIRYARAERYAAPAPVADATPATTVDARAAGPACPQNPSAVAALLAPHAAAPAQDEDCLRLSVTAPAGAAGDGGGRPVLVWVHGGAYTSGAADAAANDPARLVAEQDVVVVTVGYRLGVYGFLGEANLALLDIDRALAWTARNIAGFGGDPANITLAGQSAGADAVLGILAAVGAGALPLRVARAIVQSAPVGFIRGRSPMLAAMRDAAGPPPADAPTAEMLAAARRAEAAARGLGPQAAMPFGLAYGAPPLPPEEELDAAWRAVAGRVGLLIGRTAREPALFMADHPALRRVRRLPGGGRVFDALVSRYAERTYGLDGFLANWVAGGGRGYRYLLDWGGPGNPLRAAHTSDLPLLFGDRECWRGSALTSDVPWSRTHAEGAELRRIWADFARTGRIREPQRAAAFLQLGTF, encoded by the coding sequence ATGAAGGATCCCCATGGCCCGGTGGCCGAAGCCCCGGCGGGCCGGTTCCTAGGGCTCGCCGATGGCCCGGTGGAGCGCTTCCGCGGCATCCGCTACGCCCGCGCCGAGCGCTACGCCGCCCCCGCCCCGGTGGCCGACGCCACCCCGGCGACGACGGTGGACGCGCGTGCGGCGGGCCCGGCCTGCCCGCAGAACCCCTCGGCGGTGGCGGCACTGCTCGCCCCGCACGCGGCCGCCCCGGCCCAGGACGAGGACTGCCTGCGGCTGTCCGTGACCGCCCCGGCCGGCGCCGCCGGGGACGGCGGCGGCCGCCCGGTGCTGGTCTGGGTGCACGGCGGGGCCTACACCTCCGGGGCCGCCGACGCGGCGGCCAATGACCCGGCCCGGCTGGTCGCCGAGCAGGACGTGGTGGTGGTCACCGTGGGCTACCGGCTCGGCGTCTACGGCTTCCTCGGGGAGGCGAACCTGGCGCTGCTGGACATCGACCGGGCACTGGCGTGGACCGCGCGCAATATCGCCGGCTTCGGCGGGGACCCGGCGAACATCACCCTGGCCGGCCAGTCCGCGGGCGCGGACGCGGTGCTGGGCATCCTCGCCGCGGTCGGCGCCGGGGCGCTGCCGCTGCGGGTGGCCCGCGCGATCGTGCAGAGCGCCCCGGTGGGCTTCATCCGCGGCCGGTCGCCGATGCTCGCGGCGATGCGGGACGCCGCCGGCCCACCGCCGGCGGACGCCCCGACCGCGGAGATGCTCGCCGCGGCGCGGCGCGCCGAGGCCGCCGCGCGGGGGCTCGGCCCCCAGGCGGCGATGCCCTTCGGGCTCGCCTACGGCGCACCCCCGCTGCCGCCGGAGGAGGAGCTCGACGCCGCCTGGCGCGCGGTGGCCGGCCGGGTGGGGCTGCTCATCGGGCGCACCGCCCGGGAGCCGGCGCTGTTCATGGCGGATCACCCGGCGCTGCGCCGGGTGCGCCGGCTGCCCGGCGGGGGCCGGGTCTTCGACGCCCTGGTCTCCCGCTACGCCGAGCGCACCTACGGCCTGGACGGCTTTCTCGCCAACTGGGTCGCCGGGGGCGGCCGGGGGTACCGCTACCTGCTGGACTGGGGCGGGCCCGGCAATCCGCTGCGCGCGGCGCACACCTCGGACCTGCCGCTGCTCTTCGGCGACCGGGAATGCTGGCGCGGCAGCGCGCTGACCTCGGACGTGCCCTGGTCGCGGACGCATGCCGAGGGCGCCGAGCTGCGCCGGATCTGGGCGGATTTCGCGCGCACCGGCCGGATCCGGGAGCCGCAACGCGCAGCGGCCTTCCTGCAGCTCGGCACATTCTAG
- a CDS encoding cation diffusion facilitator family transporter, which translates to MSDHPDHRHPHDHDDHDHGTCRDTEAGHRDHAHGACCAAGAEAHECHDHDDPGHHGHDRGHGGLLGHDHGHGHGHDHDHSHVPDSPRRLLAVVALTTTIFLAEAIGGWLTGSLALLADAGHMLTDAAGLIMALVALLIGRRAATDSSTYGLRRAEVLAALVNALTVLGIGIVIAYGAVRRMTGEEVEIHTTPMIIVAVVGLVANLIGMMLLAAPAKDSVNIRGAYLHVLVDALGSVAVIISGIVIAATGWNAIDAVISLLLAGLIVPRSVQLLLRCLGILMERTPAGIDAAEIRAALEAIDGVAEVHDLHVWSVSGTEVLLTAHLVADPAADPGCDLLDAAQDVLRERFGIDHSTIQIEEPAHAGHEADMHP; encoded by the coding sequence ATGAGCGATCATCCGGATCACCGGCATCCGCATGACCACGACGACCACGACCACGGCACCTGCCGCGACACCGAGGCCGGCCACCGCGACCACGCCCACGGCGCCTGCTGCGCCGCCGGGGCCGAGGCCCACGAATGCCACGACCACGACGACCCCGGGCACCACGGCCACGATCGCGGCCACGGCGGGCTGCTCGGCCACGATCACGGCCACGGACACGGCCATGACCACGACCACTCCCATGTGCCCGACTCCCCGCGCCGGCTGCTCGCCGTCGTCGCGCTGACCACCACCATCTTCCTCGCCGAGGCGATCGGCGGCTGGCTCACCGGCTCCCTGGCGCTGCTCGCCGACGCCGGGCACATGCTCACCGACGCCGCCGGGCTGATCATGGCCCTGGTGGCGCTGCTCATCGGCCGGCGCGCGGCCACGGACAGCTCCACCTACGGGCTGCGCCGCGCCGAGGTGCTCGCCGCCCTGGTCAACGCGCTCACCGTGCTGGGCATCGGGATCGTCATCGCCTACGGCGCGGTGCGCCGGATGACCGGCGAGGAGGTGGAGATCCACACCACCCCGATGATCATCGTCGCCGTGGTCGGCCTGGTGGCCAACCTCATCGGCATGATGCTGCTGGCCGCCCCGGCGAAGGACTCGGTGAACATCCGCGGCGCCTACCTGCACGTGCTGGTCGACGCCCTGGGCTCGGTGGCGGTGATCATCTCCGGCATCGTCATCGCGGCCACCGGCTGGAACGCCATCGACGCGGTGATCTCCCTGCTGCTGGCCGGGCTCATCGTGCCGCGCAGCGTGCAGCTGCTGCTGCGCTGCCTGGGCATCCTCATGGAGCGCACCCCCGCCGGCATCGACGCCGCCGAGATCCGCGCCGCCCTGGAGGCCATCGACGGGGTCGCCGAAGTGCACGATCTGCACGTCTGGTCGGTCTCCGGCACCGAGGTGCTGCTCACCGCGCACCTGGTCGCCGATCCGGCGGCGGATCCGGGCTGCGACCTGCTCGACGCCGCCCAGGACGTGCTGCGCGAACGCTTCGGCATCGACCACTCCACCATCCAGATCGAGGAGCCGGCGCATGCCGGCCATGAGGCGGACATGCACCCCTGA
- a CDS encoding ABC-F family ATP-binding cassette domain-containing protein: MANLVNLEKVSKSFGLKTLLDEVSLGVHSGDRIGVVGLNGGGKSTLLRILAGVEPADAGRVSHNGDMTMALVAQDVGLDPGATVFDSVIAPLGLAEHEWAGDARVREVLDGLGIGALGLDTKVGGLSGGERRRVNLAAALVRDLDLLVLDEPTNHLDIEGVRWLADHVLARRSALVVVTHDRWFLDTVATRTWEVHDGVVDQYEGGYNDWTFARAERARQADAADARRRNLARKELAWLRRGAPARTSKPRYRVEAAEALIADVPPPRDTVQLMSFARTRQGRTVIDLEDAEVRSPDGRVLVADLTWRLAPGERIGLVGVNGSGKTTLLRALAGEHPLAAGRRVQGVTTRVGQLRQELDDLPTGMRVIEAVEDVAARIEMGGREFTAAQLAERLGFPPKRQRTPVGDLSGGERRRLQLTRVLMGEPNVLLLDEPTNDLDIDTLQELEDLLDGWPGTLVVISHDRYLVERVCDSTWALFGDGELTHLPGGIDEYLRRRRDLAAAGDAGKGAGRAAPAAGGPDAAGSGGDGSAAPAPGSAEQRRMQKEMRALERRLAKLEEREGAIHREMAAASADPANLDAAKLAALDAELAELAGEREGIELEWLGLGEALEG, encoded by the coding sequence ATGGCCAACCTGGTGAACCTGGAGAAGGTGTCGAAGTCCTTCGGGCTGAAGACGCTGCTCGACGAGGTGAGCCTGGGGGTGCACTCCGGCGACCGGATCGGGGTGGTCGGCCTCAACGGGGGCGGCAAGTCCACGCTGCTGCGGATCCTCGCCGGGGTGGAGCCGGCCGATGCCGGCCGGGTCTCGCACAACGGGGACATGACCATGGCGCTGGTCGCCCAGGACGTGGGCCTGGATCCGGGGGCCACCGTCTTCGACTCGGTGATCGCCCCGCTGGGCCTCGCCGAGCACGAGTGGGCCGGCGACGCCCGGGTGCGCGAGGTCCTCGACGGCCTGGGCATCGGGGCGCTGGGCCTGGACACGAAGGTCGGCGGGCTCTCCGGCGGGGAGCGCCGCCGGGTGAACCTCGCCGCGGCGCTGGTGCGGGATCTGGACCTGCTGGTGCTCGACGAGCCGACGAACCACCTGGACATCGAGGGGGTGCGCTGGCTGGCCGATCATGTGCTGGCCCGGCGCTCCGCGCTGGTGGTGGTCACCCACGACCGCTGGTTCCTGGACACCGTGGCCACCCGCACCTGGGAGGTCCACGACGGGGTGGTGGACCAGTACGAGGGCGGCTACAACGACTGGACCTTCGCCCGGGCCGAACGCGCCCGGCAGGCCGATGCCGCGGATGCCCGGCGGCGCAACCTGGCCCGCAAGGAGCTGGCCTGGCTGCGCCGGGGCGCCCCGGCGCGGACCTCGAAGCCCCGTTACCGGGTGGAGGCCGCCGAGGCGTTGATCGCCGATGTGCCGCCCCCGCGGGACACCGTGCAGCTGATGAGCTTCGCCCGCACCCGGCAGGGCCGCACCGTGATCGATCTGGAGGACGCGGAGGTGCGCAGCCCCGATGGCCGGGTGCTGGTCGCCGATCTCACCTGGCGGCTGGCCCCGGGGGAGCGGATCGGCCTGGTCGGGGTGAACGGCTCCGGGAAGACCACCCTGCTGCGCGCCCTCGCCGGGGAGCATCCGCTGGCCGCCGGGCGCCGGGTGCAGGGGGTGACCACCCGGGTGGGCCAGCTGCGCCAGGAGCTCGACGATCTGCCCACCGGCATGCGGGTGATCGAGGCGGTGGAGGACGTCGCCGCCCGGATCGAGATGGGCGGCCGGGAGTTCACCGCCGCGCAGCTCGCGGAGCGGCTCGGCTTCCCGCCGAAGCGGCAGCGCACCCCGGTCGGCGATCTCTCCGGCGGGGAGCGCCGCCGGCTGCAGCTCACCCGGGTGCTGATGGGGGAGCCGAATGTGCTGCTGCTCGATGAGCCGACCAATGACCTGGACATCGACACCCTGCAGGAGCTGGAGGATCTGCTCGACGGCTGGCCGGGCACCCTGGTGGTGATCTCCCACGACCGCTACCTGGTGGAGCGGGTCTGCGACTCCACCTGGGCGCTGTTCGGCGACGGGGAGCTGACCCACCTGCCCGGCGGGATCGACGAGTACCTGCGGCGCCGCCGGGACCTGGCCGCCGCCGGGGACGCCGGCAAGGGCGCCGGCCGGGCCGCGCCCGCCGCGGGGGGCCCGGACGCCGCCGGGTCGGGCGGGGACGGGTCGGCCGCCCCCGCGCCGGGGTCGGCGGAGCAGCGCCGGATGCAGAAGGAGATGCGCGCCCTGGAGCGGCGGCTGGCGAAGCTCGAGGAGCGCGAGGGGGCGATCCACCGGGAGATGGCCGCGGCCAGCGCGGACCCGGCGAACCTGGACGCGGCGAAGCTCGCCGCCCTGGACGCGGAGCTGGCGGAGCTGGCCGGCGAACGCGAGGGGATCGAGCTGGAGTGGCTGGGCCTCGGCGAGGCCCTGGAGGGCTGA